A single uncultured Acetobacterium sp. DNA region contains:
- a CDS encoding thioredoxin family protein, with protein MKQINSITEIDALKKENDMLLVYFGSNICSVCCDLLPKIDQMLGNYPGISAVKVDIQKSPALSASFSVFTAPAVILFIQEKETLREAGIMSLRHLEDQISRYVELFFKGN; from the coding sequence ATGAAACAAATTAACTCAATTACTGAAATCGATGCTTTAAAAAAGGAAAATGACATGTTGTTGGTTTACTTTGGCAGCAATATCTGCAGTGTCTGTTGCGATCTGTTGCCCAAAATTGATCAGATGCTCGGCAACTATCCCGGCATTTCTGCGGTTAAAGTGGATATACAAAAATCGCCTGCTCTTTCCGCAAGTTTTAGTGTTTTTACGGCACCGGCAGTCATCCTGTTTATTCAGGAAAAGGAAACCCTGCGGGAAGCGGGGATAATGAGCCTGAGACATCTTGAAGACCAAATTTCAAGATACGTTGAACTTTTTTTTAAAGGCAACTGA
- a CDS encoding SPASM domain-containing protein: MIESTLANLNNQPAGVCVHEALCGHAGVLEINGDLFSCDRYAFEPYKLGNILKNPLAELMEKNRQFGLHKTMGLPEECLDCDDIRLCFGGCPKDRFLLSKDGQNGKNYLCDGYQLFFKQVITAAGRRSHRT; the protein is encoded by the coding sequence TTGATTGAGTCGACGCTTGCGAATCTCAACAACCAGCCTGCCGGAGTTTGTGTCCACGAAGCACTATGCGGACATGCTGGCGTGCTTGAAATAAATGGCGATCTTTTCAGTTGTGATCGATATGCCTTTGAACCCTATAAACTGGGAAATATTCTAAAAAACCCGCTGGCAGAATTAATGGAGAAAAACCGTCAATTTGGTCTGCACAAAACCATGGGCTTGCCGGAAGAATGTCTGGATTGCGACGATATCCGCCTTTGTTTTGGTGGTTGTCCCAAGGATCGGTTTCTTTTATCAAAAGACGGACAAAATGGGAAAAACTATTTGTGTGACGGTTATCAATTATTTTTTAAACAGGTTATAACTGCTGCTGGACGACGGTCTCACCGCACTTGA
- a CDS encoding serine hydrolase domain-containing protein, with translation MNINLNEYFKKQKKFSGNVLLSKNNEIIFNESYGYSNKEKGVKNTPQTKFMIGSMTKTITALCIMQLSEQGMLSTQQHLDDYLPDVYQGQGITIHHLLTHMSGIPNYLMLRKQINWGEHHTPQEILQIVKGYQLKFPAGEKWSYSNTNYLILGLIIEMVTGMNYHQYVKNYLFIPAKMNHSGFIDDEQKNVATNYISGKKGFDMDPSMFFACGDMVTTVGDFYLLDRAIQDGILLKAQSVKEMQKPHHDGKFVKCGYGLFVKKHFDCNSICHGGSMPNGYTSHFEKYIDDEMTIVVLSNDLVKYRFLSMSGAGGTYISREMASLIYGKKLGALKKIF, from the coding sequence ATGAATATAAATTTAAATGAATACTTTAAAAAACAAAAAAAATTTAGTGGAAATGTCTTGTTATCAAAAAATAATGAAATTATTTTTAATGAATCATATGGATATTCGAATAAGGAAAAAGGAGTAAAAAATACACCGCAAACAAAATTCATGATTGGCTCGATGACAAAGACAATAACGGCATTATGTATTATGCAGTTATCCGAACAAGGGATGCTTTCAACACAACAGCATCTTGACGATTATCTTCCGGACGTCTACCAGGGTCAGGGCATAACCATTCATCATCTGCTAACGCATATGTCGGGAATACCGAACTACTTAATGCTAAGAAAACAAATAAACTGGGGAGAACATCATACCCCCCAAGAAATACTACAAATTGTAAAAGGATATCAATTGAAATTCCCAGCTGGTGAAAAATGGTCATACAGTAATACGAATTATCTGATTCTTGGTTTGATCATTGAAATGGTTACAGGAATGAATTATCACCAATATGTTAAAAATTATCTATTTATTCCTGCTAAAATGAATCATTCAGGATTTATTGATGACGAACAAAAAAATGTCGCCACTAATTATATTAGCGGTAAAAAAGGGTTCGATATGGACCCATCAATGTTCTTTGCTTGTGGTGATATGGTCACAACGGTTGGTGATTTTTATTTGCTTGATCGAGCAATTCAGGATGGGATACTATTGAAAGCCCAAAGCGTAAAGGAAATGCAAAAGCCTCACCATGACGGAAAATTTGTAAAATGCGGCTATGGATTGTTTGTCAAAAAACATTTTGATTGTAACAGTATCTGCCATGGTGGGTCAATGCCAAATGGTTACACGTCTCATTTTGAGAAATACATTGATGACGAGATGACCATTGTGGTTTTAAGTAATGATTTAGTAAAATACCGATTCTTATCAATGAGCGGGGCTGGTGGTACCTATATCAGTAGAGAGATGGCTTCATTAATTTATGGTAAAAAGTTAGGCGCTTTGAAGAAGATATTCTAA
- a CDS encoding DEAD/DEAH box helicase family protein — translation MSEIKQAFGKNFIRQARPDHDMRLLDVETVISSWKNALSFIEQEENYHGFRPAQLGALFSIKAHWTVSEEPATIVMPTGTGKTETMIATVVSEMIKRTLIIVPSNLLRIQTVDKFITFGVLQDFNIINASAIKPSVTALVTTPKDLSELKEILKRSNVVITTMSLLQRFSDKYLAEISVLCETLIVDEAHHIAAGTWTKVKHKLRKLKCIQFTATPFRNDGKKIDGKIIYNFPLSMAQEQGYFKQIKFSPIWEFDEEKGDYSIASAAIKQLDSDLKAGYKHIILVRAKDKRSADRLFNNIYNPNFKKYKPVLVHSNIAKKEREEAIKALRQGDSKIVICVDMFGEGIDIPSLKIAAIHDKYKSLPITLQFIGRFARSSEELGNATVITNIANDDLNESLRELYCQDSDWNVLLHVMAKQKIDKELSLQELVQGFDNKSLLGMSINQLRPKISMIAYKTDEKKWNLNAIYKAFSSENCFITINNDNGIIIIIEKSDSNIEWTSFKGLNDTNWNLHLIYWNPNIKMFFVNSTNKSISDKIATGLFSDYEKIVGERVFRCLHGINRLMLGTVGLKSAIDGPIRYRMFAGLDIANGITESQKETSFKSNLFGVGYNGHGKVSIGCSYKGRVWSRWVESIQYWTDWCNDIAARLKNDEIDTSKIFEGALIPEIIIDRPVSVPYGIEWPIDLEFINDNNVHIIHGTNEYPIYMMDIKLSEYNESGPIKFCVGNESVAEEYELRINNNGAEFITVKPSGFIFKKNKNIYKMTEFFDEFPPRIKFVDQSMLEGNCLVKITSCPPLFNMDRIKPWNWENTNIRIESQGIIRNKDSIQYKVIQNLIDSEQYDVIFDDDSSGEIADIISIIDVNEKIIIKFYHCKYSHGDNPGARVADLYEVCGQAEKSIKWCQDPTAIIDRMIKREAVRLRSDSTRFEIGNIRKLKEIKNKMRVYPTNFEVFIVQPGIDSKVISDDMIRILTGTASYLMDTYSIKLQVICS, via the coding sequence ATGAGTGAAATAAAACAAGCATTTGGTAAAAATTTTATTAGACAAGCACGACCTGATCATGATATGCGACTATTGGATGTAGAAACAGTAATATCTTCATGGAAGAATGCGTTATCTTTCATTGAACAAGAAGAAAATTATCATGGATTTCGACCAGCACAACTCGGAGCGCTTTTTTCAATTAAAGCTCATTGGACAGTTTCAGAAGAGCCGGCAACTATTGTTATGCCAACTGGTACAGGTAAAACGGAAACTATGATTGCTACGGTCGTGTCTGAAATGATTAAAAGAACGCTAATTATTGTCCCAAGTAATTTATTGAGAATACAAACTGTTGATAAATTTATTACATTTGGTGTATTACAAGATTTCAACATAATAAATGCTTCTGCAATAAAACCTTCAGTCACTGCCTTAGTTACAACACCAAAAGATCTTTCCGAATTAAAAGAAATTCTAAAAAGGTCAAATGTTGTGATCACTACGATGTCACTTCTACAAAGGTTTTCTGACAAATATTTAGCTGAAATAAGTGTTCTTTGCGAAACACTGATTGTAGATGAAGCGCACCATATAGCAGCAGGCACATGGACAAAAGTCAAACATAAGTTGAGAAAATTAAAGTGTATTCAATTTACGGCAACGCCATTTAGAAATGATGGGAAGAAAATTGATGGGAAAATAATTTATAATTTTCCTTTGTCAATGGCACAAGAACAAGGGTATTTTAAGCAAATTAAATTTTCGCCAATCTGGGAATTTGATGAAGAAAAGGGAGATTATTCTATTGCTTCTGCTGCAATTAAGCAATTAGATAGTGATTTAAAAGCAGGATATAAACATATTATTTTAGTAAGAGCCAAAGATAAGCGTTCAGCTGATCGTTTGTTTAATAATATTTATAATCCGAATTTTAAAAAGTATAAACCTGTATTAGTGCATAGTAATATCGCCAAAAAGGAAAGAGAAGAAGCTATAAAAGCGCTTAGACAGGGTGACTCAAAGATAGTTATTTGCGTTGATATGTTCGGAGAGGGGATCGACATACCAAGCTTAAAAATTGCAGCTATTCATGATAAATATAAGTCGCTACCAATAACTTTACAGTTCATCGGCAGATTCGCGAGATCTAGCGAAGAACTAGGAAATGCTACCGTGATCACTAATATTGCAAATGATGACTTGAATGAATCTTTGAGAGAACTTTATTGTCAAGATTCAGATTGGAATGTTTTACTTCATGTAATGGCTAAACAAAAAATTGATAAGGAATTGTCCCTACAAGAGCTTGTTCAAGGGTTTGATAATAAATCCTTGCTTGGCATGTCAATCAATCAATTAAGACCAAAAATTAGCATGATTGCCTACAAAACAGATGAAAAGAAATGGAATCTTAATGCTATTTATAAGGCGTTTAGTTCAGAAAATTGTTTCATTACAATCAACAATGATAATGGTATTATTATAATTATTGAAAAATCTGATTCTAATATAGAATGGACTTCCTTCAAAGGCCTCAATGATACTAATTGGAATCTACACTTAATATATTGGAATCCAAATATTAAAATGTTTTTTGTTAACAGTACAAATAAAAGCATTTCAGATAAAATAGCAACTGGACTTTTTTCTGATTACGAAAAAATAGTGGGAGAGAGAGTATTCCGGTGTTTGCATGGAATTAACAGATTGATGTTGGGTACTGTTGGGCTTAAATCAGCCATTGATGGGCCTATTAGATATCGCATGTTTGCGGGACTTGACATCGCCAACGGAATTACAGAGTCACAAAAAGAGACTTCGTTTAAATCCAATCTTTTTGGAGTTGGATATAACGGTCATGGTAAAGTAAGTATCGGTTGTTCATATAAAGGGCGTGTTTGGTCGAGGTGGGTTGAAAGCATCCAATACTGGACTGATTGGTGTAATGATATAGCTGCTCGACTAAAAAACGATGAAATTGATACCTCGAAAATATTTGAAGGGGCATTAATCCCTGAAATTATAATAGACCGTCCAGTTTCAGTACCATATGGGATTGAATGGCCAATCGACTTGGAATTTATAAATGATAATAATGTTCATATCATACACGGCACTAATGAGTATCCTATTTATATGATGGATATCAAACTTTCAGAGTATAATGAAAGTGGGCCAATAAAGTTTTGTGTAGGGAATGAATCAGTCGCAGAAGAATATGAATTGAGAATTAATAATAATGGTGCTGAGTTCATTACGGTTAAACCGAGCGGTTTTATCTTCAAGAAGAATAAAAATATATACAAAATGACGGAATTTTTCGATGAATTTCCGCCGCGAATAAAATTCGTTGATCAATCAATGCTAGAAGGAAATTGTCTTGTGAAAATTACATCATGTCCTCCTCTGTTTAATATGGACCGCATAAAACCATGGAATTGGGAAAATACGAACATCCGGATTGAATCACAGGGAATTATTCGAAACAAAGATAGCATTCAATATAAGGTTATTCAGAATTTAATTGATTCGGAACAATATGATGTGATTTTTGATGATGATTCCTCTGGAGAAATTGCAGATATCATAAGTATAATCGATGTGAATGAAAAAATAATTATTAAGTTTTATCATTGCAAATATTCTCATGGAGACAACCCGGGAGCTAGAGTAGCAGATTTATATGAGGTATGTGGTCAAGCTGAAAAATCTATAAAATGGTGTCAAGACCCTACGGCGATAATTGATCGTATGATAAAAAGAGAAGCCGTAAGGTTACGTTCAGATAGTACGCGGTTTGAAATTGGAAATATAAGAAAACTCAAAGAGATAAAAAATAAAATGCGGGTTTACCCAACAAATTTTGAAGTATTCATTGTACAACCCGGAATTGATTCCAAAGTCATATCAGATGACATGATTCGTATACTAACTGGTACAGCATCTTACTTAATGGATACTTATAGTATAAAGCTACAAGTTATATGTAGCTAA
- a CDS encoding GNAT family N-acetyltransferase: protein MRIEIAVDQETANNVGYCIFRVEFSGDAEMESLYVRENYRGPGHGETLLSNAIAWMDEMGARTKTVSVAVGNEKAFSCYGRFGFYPRKTQLEQIK, encoded by the coding sequence ATGCGAATTGAAATTGCAGTTGATCAGGAAACAGCCAACAATGTCGGGTACTGTATTTTCCGGGTCGAATTTTCCGGTGATGCTGAAATGGAATCGCTATATGTGCGGGAAAACTATCGGGGGCCGGGTCATGGTGAGACGCTGTTAAGCAATGCCATTGCCTGGATGGACGAAATGGGCGCGCGCACAAAAACCGTGTCGGTTGCAGTGGGCAATGAAAAAGCCTTCAGCTGCTATGGGCGTTTTGGTTTTTATCCCAGAAAAACCCAGTTGGAACAGATCAAATAG
- a CDS encoding anaerobic sulfatase maturase: MGTKNNPNPDARTYAIMAKPVGAACNLRCHYCYYLEKKDLVKQPYRLMPDAVLKTYIQQNLAIHGQNAVVEFAWHGGEPTLAPQDFYRRALAYQNQFGLGRQIQNTLQTNGTLLDDAWCAFFAAHNFLIGVSIDGNASLHDTYRQDYHGGTFGKTIQGIKLLQKHGVAYNTLTTVNAVNSKHPKAVYLFLRELTDYMQFLPVVECAPATYEAASGQRFAMPAGIHSPAMKHPLTDFSVTAKDYGLFLCAIFKLWQKHDRGKKHVQVIESTLANLNNQPAGICVHEALCGHAGVLEMNGDLFCCDRYTFESYKLGNILKTPLAELMEKNRQFGMHKTMGLPEECLDCDAIRLCFGGCPKDRFLLSKDGQNGKNYLCDGYQLFFKQVIAATGRRSHRT; encoded by the coding sequence ATGGGAACGAAAAATAACCCCAACCCGGACGCCCGGACTTATGCGATTATGGCTAAACCCGTCGGCGCAGCCTGTAATCTTCGCTGCCACTATTGCTATTATCTGGAAAAGAAAGATTTAGTAAAGCAGCCATACCGGTTAATGCCGGATGCGGTACTGAAGACCTATATTCAGCAGAATCTGGCCATTCACGGTCAAAATGCGGTTGTCGAGTTTGCCTGGCATGGCGGTGAACCAACCCTGGCGCCCCAGGATTTTTACCGCCGGGCACTGGCTTATCAAAACCAGTTTGGACTTGGCCGACAAATACAAAATACCCTTCAGACCAATGGCACGCTGCTAGATGATGCCTGGTGTGCGTTTTTTGCTGCCCACAATTTTCTCATTGGCGTCAGTATTGACGGGAATGCGTCACTCCATGATACCTATCGCCAAGACTATCACGGCGGAACTTTTGGCAAAACCATCCAAGGCATCAAGCTGCTTCAGAAACACGGTGTCGCTTACAACACCCTGACTACCGTCAATGCCGTTAATTCCAAACACCCCAAGGCGGTTTATTTGTTTCTGCGCGAACTGACCGATTACATGCAGTTTTTGCCCGTGGTCGAATGTGCACCTGCCACTTATGAAGCGGCCTCCGGCCAGCGGTTTGCCATGCCCGCGGGCATCCATTCCCCGGCCATGAAGCATCCGCTGACCGATTTTTCGGTGACTGCCAAGGACTATGGCTTGTTTCTTTGCGCGATTTTTAAGCTGTGGCAAAAACATGATCGTGGCAAAAAACATGTCCAGGTGATTGAGTCGACGCTTGCGAATCTCAACAATCAGCCGGCCGGAATCTGTGTTCACGAAGCGCTATGCGGACATGCTGGCGTGCTTGAAATGAATGGCGATCTTTTTTGTTGTGATCGCTATACCTTTGAATCCTATAAGCTGGGAAATATTCTAAAAACCCCGCTGGCCGAATTAATGGAGAAAAACCGTCAATTTGGCATGCACAAAACCATGGGCTTGCCGGAAGAATGTCTGGATTGCGACGCTATCCGCCTTTGTTTTGGCGGTTGTCCCAAGGATCGGTTTCTTTTATCAAAAGACGGACAAAATGGGAAAAACTATTTGTGCGACGGTTATCAATTATTTTTTAAACAGGTTATCGCCGCTACGGGACGGCGGTCTCACCGCACTTGA